GAACAATCCAGTGGGGGGTAAACAATTGAGTTGCTGCGGGGATATCTGCGGCTGCAACCTTCGACTTTGCCCCAATTACCTCATCCTTGCGTTCCGAAATGTAGAACTGATACAGCCAACCCACTACTTCAATATTCTGCCAGTCCTCCTCTGGAATCTCCTTTACCAGCCGCCGTACAATTGAATCTTGATTTAACAAATTTCCAGGTAAAAAGAGCGCTTGGTAGTTCTGGCGAGGATCAAACAGTGCCGGAATTCCCTCTGCCAAAGCTTTACACTGAGCTAACAGCAGACGGCGGTAGAGAAACTCATCGGGGTTAGGGTCACGATTGGCAAAACTACGCCACTCATTGAGAGTATCCAAGTCAAGTCCAGGTAAATCACCCATTTCGGCAATAGAACTAGCATCCCGTAACAAATCAGGGTCTACCAAATTTGGATCGCTACTACTTAACACTCGCCCGATATATCCATTCACCTCCATAAACCGCAACGCCGCCAGACGGTTAAACCAGGTGTAGGCAATTTCATCTATCAGCGCATCTACCGCCTGGGGTTGGTTGGAACTTAGCGTTAAATCTTGCAAGCGATTTCGCAGTTGATGATACTGGTTTGCTTCAGTGGTATTTAGCGTTTGACCCGCTACCAGCAGTCCACCTGCAACTGTCTGAGGTTCTGTAATACTTTTGTGAGTTATGCCAAATTGGGCAGCACGGGCTTTAACTTGTTCTCGTAGGTAACGACGTGCCCAAATAGCAAAGTTTTTGATAGCGGTGCGGTTCATAAGCTGATGAGGGAATAGGGTGATGCAATAAAGGTAGGAAAATGATTGGTAAAACTAAGTAATATTACTCAAGGCGAACGCGATAATTTTGTTGAATCTCATCTAATAGGGTTTTCCGCAACGCCTCTAGATAAACATCCACATCTTGCAGTGTTTCCAGTAGGGGTTTAGACGCAACTCTCGCTACCTGCACTGATACGATGGGTTTGACATAAGTAGCTTTGCCGTTACTGCCGTTGTTTGACTGACGCTGAATGATTTCATTGGCTTGCTGATCTACTTTTTGCAGCAATTGTGGGAGGATGTTTTCTAGTTCACTCTGACGTGCGATCGCAGAATCGATACTTGTTACTTGATTAACTGAGGTGACAACTTTATCGATGTTTTGAGTGATATTACTAAGGTCAAGCTGTGCAGAAATGTCTTGGTGAGCGGAAGTCACATACTCAGCTAATTTCTCCCGCATTGCCTTGCTTTTACTCTCCACCTGATAAATTTGAGTTTTTAGCGCTTCCTGCACCTTATCTTTGACAGGTAGGAGTAACATTGCTAATTCTGGAATCTTGGCAGTGGGGTCAGACATCGCCAAAATTTGCTTAACTAAATCCACCCGCCTGAGCAAATCTGGATCACTAATATGGCGTAGTTCTGGTTCTAGAGTTTTCAGGTCATTATAAGCTTGCTGGAACAGCTTAATTTGCGTGCTGAAGAAGGATTGTAGCTTTTGCACATCTTCGATAAATTCTTCTATATCATCCCGTCGCTGACGAAATGTGTCGAAAAACTTAGCCGCACTGTCCTTGCTTAACAATTCACCCAGCAAATCTAAGTTAGTACGCAGTAATTGAGCAAAGGGAAGCCCACCTTCTGCTTGGATTAACCAACCTTCTAGTTCTTGAGAGCGTTTTGTTAGGGCATTTTTGTATTGTTCAAATAGCAACTGTGGATCGCTAGACATATTGCCATTGAGTAAGTCACTGGCCATATCTTTGGCAATCTTCAAGTTTGCCGGGTTAATTTCATCAGTAAGGCGGACAGTATATTTATCTATTTCTTTGCGCGATCGCAACTGCATCACTAAACCTTTATCATGCAGATTAACGTTGCCTTGAGCGTGTCGCAGTTCTATTACACCCTTGTTAGCAAGTTCCGCCATCACTCCCAAAGTGTCGAATTCCGACCAACCATAGGGACGAATTGCAAACTTATCTACCAATGCCTTAATGCTGACAAGACGGCGAAGGCGGGTTTCTTCCATTAACCAAGCTCGCATTTCACTATGAGCAGCCACATTAACAGGCTGTCCGTTAATATCTTGTTCTTGACTCTCACGAGTTAGGGCATTGCTTACGTGATCTTCGTTTTCAAAACCACTAGCCACGTAACCGAGCTTTTGATACACATTGCCTACCAAATAGCTCAAACCTTCATTCAGCAAGCTCTTAGTGTCTCGACTGCGAATTTCTAACTTGCTACCACAGGCAAATACATCAGCACGAGTAATCAAATCCTCTAGGATAACTTTCAATTCCTGACGGCGTTTGCTATTCTCGTCTCCCCGTGCGATTAAAATTCTCTGGATACTAGGGCTGAGGTTACTGCTATTTTTCAGACGTAAGTATTCGTCTGTTTTGATTAAAATATTGAGATCATCCAGTAGACGCTGGTTATCAGGTAATCGCACCAAGACTTCATAACGAGATCCCGTAGTACCAATGCAGAAAGCATCATCCTGCATAGCAGCGTAACTTTCGGCATAAGGGGTAACAATATGCAGGGTTAGGTCGTTAGTTTGCTGCCCAAAAGTTTGTTCATCCAGCTTGCGGTTAAATGGATACTTATGACGCTGGCTGTATCGTAGTTCCTTGTCAGTAAAAATTGAATCCCAGACAAGCTGTTGCAATTCTTTGAGAACTTTGATTGAATCAACTTGAGTATTTTTGATTTCTCTGCCAATATCTTGCTCCTCATGGGTTAAGAAAATATATTCATCGCCATTACGCTGGATAAGAGTTTGACGTTCCAACCGCCCCAAAGATACTTCTACCTGCTGCCGCAATACCAATTTGTCCTGGTCAATATTATTTAGACTAAGAGTAGTTAAATTATCCAAATTAGCCCGAATTTCTTTCAGGTACTTGACCATGAACAAAGTCTTCAATAGGTCAATATCAAAAGAATGTAGTTGCGGATTCCGACCCGCCTGAATAATAACTTGGTTGATCGAACTATCTAAAAAGCCTTCTACTGCCATGTAAAAGGTGTGGAACGGAACCAGCACACCAAGGGGTTCTCCGGCTACCGCTTGGGATGCAACCTGAAATGCATCCAATAGCGATCGCTCTCCTGATGCCAGGTGCTTGCCAGCAGAACCCATGAGGCGAATTTGAGTAAAAACCTTTTGTAACAGATTAAACTGATAGGGAATAAAGGGATAGGCGGTAAAGAAGTCTTGAGGATTGCCATATCCTGGCATATCGGCACTGTCTTGAGTAAAAGCAATTTGGTTTCTCAGAATAGCAATTTTCTGGCTATACAAAGCTTCCAACCCAGCCCGCGCTGCATCAGTTTTGCCCAACAAGCGTAACTTAATTACCTCATCGGTATTAGCAGAAGACAAGTTCAGTGGGCGATAAAAACGACCAATAATCTTAGAAAAATCCTCGCCTTTAATCTTGTTTTTGGTAATCTCATCCATTGCCTCTTGGGATGTCACCACCACCCAAGCTTTTCCCAAACAGTAAGTACCCAAATCTTCCACAACAGTCTGTAGGTTCAGCATCAGTTTGCTGTCTTCACCAATATACTGTCCTACCTCATCCACCATAAAAATTAGGCGATGTTGCGGCCCTTTACTATCCAGATACTGCTTTACCATGCCAGCAAACTTTTCTGGACTTAAAGTATAGTTCTGCTTACCTAAATCCAGCAATCGGTTAGCCGCCTCTGCACTCATGCCCGTACTGGTTTGTAATGCAACGGCGATCGCATCTTGATAAAAGCTCCAAGCATCTCGGTTTTCCTTCCATTCCATTCCTGTCTCTGCCAAGAAAGCTTTTTGAAAAGCTGCATACTTGCCTTGGCGATTTAGTTGACGTTCAAAATCAGCAATGGCTGGAACTGTCCCAAAGTAGCCCAAATGCTCATCAAAGACTTTTTGAAAAACTTTAGTAATGCTTTCTTTACCATTTTTATTATTAGCGTCAGCTTTGGAGTCTATGTTAAATAGAATTACATCACAAGAACTACGTGCCGCTTGCTCTATCTTGGCCAGCAAAATCGGATCAGGTATGCGCTTTCCATCAAAGTAATCCAAGGCATAGCTATTCCCCAGTTGGTGATTAGCTAAGAGGTAGGAAAGAATCTTTAAAAAGTGGGACTTCCCTGAGCCAAAAAAACCTGAGATCCATATTCCCATTTTGTCTGTGGGACTGTCAAAAGCACTAGTGTAGCGTTCAAAGAAAATACGAAAGTGCTTATCCAGTTCGTAGGTAACAACGTACTCTTCCAATTCCTGACGGATATTCTCGCTGTCCTGTTGTCCAACTTTAATTACGCCATTGATGTTGCGGTGAATGTCTTTTTGGAAGAGTTCGGCGATATTCATAGGTGGTATTCTTGATGGGGAATAAGAGGAAAAGCTCGGTAGTAGTTGTCGTCTTTAAATGTGTCGAATAAGCGTAGTTCATGCCCATCGTAGGAACCAGGGAAAAACATAACCAGAGGGATTTTATCTAGAACTGGATGTAAGTTGTTCAAAATGCTGTGCGATCGTAAAAGAGGCCAACTAGCACCAACTCCGGTCATCATTAAAAGCTGTTCATGTCCTGTAAGTTTTTTCTGAATGTGGGCAATAACCTGTTCAGGTTGCAAAAGAGAGGAAATGGCTTCTTCCAAAGCGGCATTTCCTCTAATTGCTTCTAACTCAAAAGACCTATTTAATAATCGCCTTTCTTCCAAAATGTCGAAGATTGTTCTATAAAGGTCGATTTCTAGCAACATAATTTCACTGGGTGGACTCATTAATTGCAACTTCAGGCGCTCAATGTATCGCTGTACCAGTGGTTCATATTCAGCGTCATAATCAAAAATATAAAAGCCAATTTCGTTTCCAATACCGCGATTACTTAATAAACGTGCATCTTGCAGTTTTGGTAATAGTGCATCAAGGCGCTGATTAATACTCAATCTGGGCATTAATTTTGCCTTTGATTACTGTGTTTTTTCGATTTTGGCCAATAAGGGGGTAACTTTTTTAATAAAAATGTGAACATTACCTTACAGATGGCTTTGCTGCCTTGAAGTGGTTGTTGTATACATAGCAATACAGCTTCCTTGATGACTTTTATCAAGGATAATCGAAAGTTAGATAAATGGCACAGTATATTTACTGATTAAACAGGCAATTATCAAGCTGTGTTTGAGCTTTTAGATACACTTAACTCTTTATAAACCTGGGTAAAGAATTATAGTGCTTAATGATTCCTACAATACAAAGGAAGCAGTATTCTGCGAGTAACTCTTAACTATCTAATCACAGGCAGCGTCCGCGATTGTAAGCAAATGCCTTGGCAGACCACAGAACATGGTTGCTGGTGATGGTGTGTTGAGAAGGCAAATCTGGAAATGGAGGAAGTAGCGTAGGTGCAGCCCGTCGTAGACATCGCTAAGTGGAGCGTAGCCATCGCCTCCCCAATCGATTCTCATGAGTGATTGCCGAAAGCTCTAGCCAGTACGAGGCAAAATGTAGAACAGTGGCTAAAAATATATTGGTGTGTGGTAGGTGTCAGCGATTATTAATTCCTGAATTAGTTGTTTAATCTACTTGCCACACTTTAACAGTTTTGTCATAACCTCCACTGACGAGAGTTTTTCCATCTGGACTAAAAGCTACTGACTCGACATAAGATAAATGACCGGAAAGGCTCATTGTTTCTAGTTGAGTTTGCACATTCCATAGCTTAATAGTTTTATCATCACTACCACTAGCAAGCATCTTATTATCAGGGCTAAATGCCAAAGATGTAATTGTTTTAAAGTGACCAATTAAAGAACCGATTTTTCTTCCACTTTGCCAATCCCACAGCATAATGCTATTATCTTCACTACCACTAGCCAAAATTTGACCATCAAAACTAAAAGCTACAGCACGCACGCAATTTGAATGTCCTACTAAATTTCTGATGGATCTTCCAATTCGCCAACTCCATAATTTGATATCTTGGTCACGGCTACCGCTAGCAATAAACTGACCATCTGGGCTAAATACAAGGGATTTAACATAGTCTGAATGTCCAGATAACCTAGTAATTATTTCTCCTGTTTTGACATCCCATAATTTAATGTCTTTATCATCACTTGCACTAGCAAGGATAGTTCCATCTGGGCTAAAAGCTAGAGAATTAATCCAGTCTGTATGCGCTGGTATATTTAGGATTTCTTTTCTTGTTTTTATGTTCCATAACTTAATAATTTTATCAGTACCAGCATAAGCAATAATTTGACTATCAGGACTAAAAGTAACAGCGAAAACTTGACCTACTTGCCCAGCAATATTGTTAATTTCTTGACCTGTCTTCAAGTTCCACAGTCTAATATTTGAGTCGTTACTACCACTAGCTAAAGTCATACCATCATTACTGATAGCTATTGTATTAACCGAAGCAGAGAGTCCGGGATGCTCTGGGAAATTGCTAGCTAATAATGCCTGGCTGTAATCTTGATTTGCCTCCTGAAATTTTCCTGATTCTTTGTAGGAGGCTGCTCGGTAATAATAAGCCTGTTTATAATTAGAATCATATTTAATTGCCTGTGTAAAATCATCGATTGCTATTTCTATATTACCTATATTTAAGTAAGTTAGACCTCTTTTATAGTAAGCATCTGCATAATATGCAATAGCATCTTCTGCATGGTTATTAATAACTTCAGTAAAGTCTTTAATAGCTTTTTTTGCTTCGCCTAATTCAGCCCATATAGAACCACGCCTTAGAAATGCTGCCGGATAATTGTCTGCCGTTAATTCTAATGCTTCCGTCAAATCATTAATTGCTGCGGGATAATTTTCTTGCCCAATATATATAGTAGCTCTACCTAAGTAAGCATCCCAGAAATCAGGATTACGTTGAATTGCTAAATTAAAATCATTTAATGCTTCTTGATAATTGCCAAGTTTAATGTATATACTTCCCCTTCCTAATAATGGTTCTACATATCTATATGCGTCTTCAGCAAACTTAGGCTTGACTTCCATAGCTTTAGTGTAATCCGCAATAGCCCTTTGCTGTTCTCCTAACTCTGAATATGCTCGACCTCGGCTGACATAAGCTTCAGCAAAGTGGCCATCATGACTTAAAGCATTACTGTAATGTTTAACTGCGCTCTTATAATCCCCATCTTTTTGAGCTTTCTCAACACCTAATTTATAAGATTCTAAAGCTAGAGATTTAAAAACCTCTTTTTCGTTATTATTAATAATAACTGGAGTTTAGACTAAGCAACACAAAACGACCCAGCTGCGCTGAGTTGATAAAACACAAGTTTCAAGTATCAAAATCTTTGATGTCAAGCAGATTTTGCTTGCTCTTTACGTGGTTTTGGCGTAGTTTTTTTAACTATGGGATAGCGAATTCTACGTTGTCGTGGTTTTCCTGGTTCCCAACCCGGAGACTTTCCACGCGGTTTGGGCGAACGGGCAGGAGTACCAATACCCTCTAAAATGATCCCCATAGCCTGAGCAACCCTTCCAGGGGTCAACTGAGCGATTGACTTTTGCCAAGGTAAAGGGTTGTCAGCAACGATATCACGAGCCAACCACAATTCCCAAGTAATCATTGGCATTAAGTCGCTCCATCTCTCACACTGTTTGGGAGTACTTAGTTTAGGAAGAGTCCAGTGCAAGCGTTGCTTTAAAAAACGATACCAGTGGTCAACAGTAAAGCGACGCAAATAAAACCGCCAAACTTCGGATAATGGAGGCATTTCTTCTCCTACCCAAGCCAACCATAAAGGTTTTGAGACTCTTAAGTTACCTTTGTCATCAAGACGCTCAATTCGTATCAATGACATCGGACGTGCCGCAGTTTTACGGAAGTGTAAATTTTCCCATAACCTAACTATTAAGTGCCCCAGTTTTGGATCGTTCATCTCTAGGGTTTGAGTTGCTTCGTCCCATGAATCGGGTTCATTGAGCTTAAATTTGATACCATGCTTCCTGGGACGACCCCTGCCAGAATATGTTGGAGGTGCGCCCCATAAACAAAGGTTTGAACGTAAACGTACAAGAATATCTCCTGGAATCTCAGCAGTTTTCAAGACAAAAGGGGCACAACCATACTCGCTATCCCAAACTGAAATCGGTCTGGTAGGCAAATGCTCGCACACTTGTTTTAGCTGCCAGGTTGCCTTATCTATGGGGTTTTCCCAACTAGTAATTCGTTCATGCCTCAAGGGTAATGCCCAACTACCAGAATCATCTGGCACCCAAGCAATAGTGCTGTATCCC
The Nostoc sp. C052 genome window above contains:
- a CDS encoding DUF1788 domain-containing protein, whose protein sequence is MPRLSINQRLDALLPKLQDARLLSNRGIGNEIGFYIFDYDAEYEPLVQRYIERLKLQLMSPPSEIMLLEIDLYRTIFDILEERRLLNRSFELEAIRGNAALEEAISSLLQPEQVIAHIQKKLTGHEQLLMMTGVGASWPLLRSHSILNNLHPVLDKIPLVMFFPGSYDGHELRLFDTFKDDNYYRAFPLIPHQEYHL
- a CDS encoding tetratricopeptide repeat protein, with the protein product MINNNEKEVFKSLALESYKLGVEKAQKDGDYKSAVKHYSNALSHDGHFAEAYVSRGRAYSELGEQQRAIADYTKAMEVKPKFAEDAYRYVEPLLGRGSIYIKLGNYQEALNDFNLAIQRNPDFWDAYLGRATIYIGQENYPAAINDLTEALELTADNYPAAFLRRGSIWAELGEAKKAIKDFTEVINNHAEDAIAYYADAYYKRGLTYLNIGNIEIAIDDFTQAIKYDSNYKQAYYYRAASYKESGKFQEANQDYSQALLASNFPEHPGLSASVNTIAISNDGMTLASGSNDSNIRLWNLKTGQEINNIAGQVGQVFAVTFSPDSQIIAYAGTDKIIKLWNIKTRKEILNIPAHTDWINSLAFSPDGTILASASDDKDIKLWDVKTGEIITRLSGHSDYVKSLVFSPDGQFIASGSRDQDIKLWSWRIGRSIRNLVGHSNCVRAVAFSFDGQILASGSEDNSIMLWDWQSGRKIGSLIGHFKTITSLAFSPDNKMLASGSDDKTIKLWNVQTQLETMSLSGHLSYVESVAFSPDGKTLVSGGYDKTVKVWQVD
- a CDS encoding NF041680 family putative transposase, producing the protein MKFDKLQEFRQAAYNHLGKAHDATFELTDAILTTRNAYSLADLSLSPFFRRKWSSIYEALQDSRPKRQKLMQLYIKQMPTQDRPLLAGDHTAWPRPDAVTLQERTIEHTSVTVPGNKPITIGEGYSTIAWVPDDSGSWALPLRHERITSWENPIDKATWQLKQVCEHLPTRPISVWDSEYGCAPFVLKTAEIPGDILVRLRSNLCLWGAPPTYSGRGRPRKHGIKFKLNEPDSWDEATQTLEMNDPKLGHLIVRLWENLHFRKTAARPMSLIRIERLDDKGNLRVSKPLWLAWVGEEMPPLSEVWRFYLRRFTVDHWYRFLKQRLHWTLPKLSTPKQCERWSDLMPMITWELWLARDIVADNPLPWQKSIAQLTPGRVAQAMGIILEGIGTPARSPKPRGKSPGWEPGKPRQRRIRYPIVKKTTPKPRKEQAKSA
- the brxC gene encoding BREX system P-loop protein BrxC produces the protein MNIAELFQKDIHRNINGVIKVGQQDSENIRQELEEYVVTYELDKHFRIFFERYTSAFDSPTDKMGIWISGFFGSGKSHFLKILSYLLANHQLGNSYALDYFDGKRIPDPILLAKIEQAARSSCDVILFNIDSKADANNKNGKESITKVFQKVFDEHLGYFGTVPAIADFERQLNRQGKYAAFQKAFLAETGMEWKENRDAWSFYQDAIAVALQTSTGMSAEAANRLLDLGKQNYTLSPEKFAGMVKQYLDSKGPQHRLIFMVDEVGQYIGEDSKLMLNLQTVVEDLGTYCLGKAWVVVTSQEAMDEITKNKIKGEDFSKIIGRFYRPLNLSSANTDEVIKLRLLGKTDAARAGLEALYSQKIAILRNQIAFTQDSADMPGYGNPQDFFTAYPFIPYQFNLLQKVFTQIRLMGSAGKHLASGERSLLDAFQVASQAVAGEPLGVLVPFHTFYMAVEGFLDSSINQVIIQAGRNPQLHSFDIDLLKTLFMVKYLKEIRANLDNLTTLSLNNIDQDKLVLRQQVEVSLGRLERQTLIQRNGDEYIFLTHEEQDIGREIKNTQVDSIKVLKELQQLVWDSIFTDKELRYSQRHKYPFNRKLDEQTFGQQTNDLTLHIVTPYAESYAAMQDDAFCIGTTGSRYEVLVRLPDNQRLLDDLNILIKTDEYLRLKNSSNLSPSIQRILIARGDENSKRRQELKVILEDLITRADVFACGSKLEIRSRDTKSLLNEGLSYLVGNVYQKLGYVASGFENEDHVSNALTRESQEQDINGQPVNVAAHSEMRAWLMEETRLRRLVSIKALVDKFAIRPYGWSEFDTLGVMAELANKGVIELRHAQGNVNLHDKGLVMQLRSRKEIDKYTVRLTDEINPANLKIAKDMASDLLNGNMSSDPQLLFEQYKNALTKRSQELEGWLIQAEGGLPFAQLLRTNLDLLGELLSKDSAAKFFDTFRQRRDDIEEFIEDVQKLQSFFSTQIKLFQQAYNDLKTLEPELRHISDPDLLRRVDLVKQILAMSDPTAKIPELAMLLLPVKDKVQEALKTQIYQVESKSKAMREKLAEYVTSAHQDISAQLDLSNITQNIDKVVTSVNQVTSIDSAIARQSELENILPQLLQKVDQQANEIIQRQSNNGSNGKATYVKPIVSVQVARVASKPLLETLQDVDVYLEALRKTLLDEIQQNYRVRLE